Proteins encoded in a region of the Syntrophaceae bacterium genome:
- a CDS encoding acyl-CoA dehydrogenase — protein MDFILNEDQKMLRDTVRRIAEEKFAPLAAEIDEKEIFPS, from the coding sequence ATGGATTTCATTCTGAACGAAGACCAGAAAATGCTCAGGGACACGGTGCGCCGGATCGCGGAGGAGAAGTTCGCCCCCCTCGCCGCGGAGATCGACGAGAAGGAGATCTTCCCTTC